From Erigeron canadensis isolate Cc75 chromosome 8, C_canadensis_v1, whole genome shotgun sequence, one genomic window encodes:
- the LOC122610448 gene encoding uncharacterized protein LOC122610448, whose amino-acid sequence MGAAKIAMFEACCRARDGEPTIELFRRFYKLCCSGDWFSMERRSEPGLGECITDYKDSLKGWKSRFFYVDSSIVLPRYYQALEFKDVLDTKGKMSDPVPYDGFDVELYKSLLASKVVWRTLPEEILYLARLSKTWAHHPAEPLIWGADGKVMDFTTFLLEGYENSSYTPDVPKGERVPTVKDLDYSKELEVLLDDDGELQAIDPQAEGMEGVSRSQTLGLPACASDFGHISNKQKKKIQVVSHSGPKRKGKIDRETVSDRPKVKKPKVFEGIRLSEPSGGTYRLRSDGQSTSGYGMGKSRASLVKVFGSKAERTLPGELSDGGREKEEEEDEGEEEEEGESATGGYYAPDFKVDLLPAIPSVKDWEPPEIPDVDGPFTLTLPGVPYKSGLLERSERAAYVSGVVMPSRCKEMAGRTTDSFHDHGREIAIQYMSWQDDNFRRWTIMEKSLSEARKQVTMLKRQCRRYEDRNGTFAFGHQVEDLKTELQIEKQRNGMVDAELDHERGKIRDLVKLAEDWKEKHDNNRKKIEELMLEFSEKEKCYLDEVRELKEKVGELAGEKRAVLEAIPEFVRKLHSSLEFSLAMAEVQKFAVRLGAHRNLEKLHARNSKLDITKHEGYNPGIISEL is encoded by the exons ATGGGAGCCGCCAAGATCGCCATGTTTGAGGCTTGTTGTAGGGCTCGTGATGGGGAGCCTACAATCGAATTGTTTCGTAGATTCTATAAGTTATGTTGTTCCGGGGATTGGTTTTCTATGGAGAGGAGGTCTGAGCCTGGCTTGGGTGAGTGTATTACAGATTACAAAGATTCTTTAAAGGGCTGGAAAAGTAGGTTTTTTTATGTAGATTCATCAATTGTGCTTCCTAGATATTATCAGGCTCTCGAGTTCAAGGATGTTCTTGACACTAAAGGGAAAATGTCTGACCCTGTTCCGTATGATGGTTTTGACGTGGAACTGTATAAGTCCCTGTTGGCATCTAAGGTTGTTTGGAGGACATTGCCAGAGGAGATTCTTTATCTTGCTAGATTAAGTAAGACATGGGCCCATCATCCCGCGGAGCCACTGATCTGGGGCGCGGATGGGAAGG TGATGGACTTTACCACTTTTCTGTTAGAAGGTTATGAAAATTCCTCTTATACTCCTGACGTCCCTAAGGGCGAGCGAGTGCCTACTGTTAAGGACTTGGATTATTCTAAAGAGCTTGAAGTACTTTTGGATGATGATGGAGAGCTTCAAGCTATAGATCCTCAGGCAGAAGGGATGGAGGGTGTGAGCAGGTCTCAAACTTTGGGGTTGCCTGCCTGTGCTAGTGATTTTGGACACATATCAAATAAGCAGAAAAAGAAGATTCAAGTGGTAAGCCACTCGGGTCCGAAACGAAAGGGTAAAATAGATAGGGAGACAGTATCTGATCGTCCCAAAGTTAAGAAACCTAAAGTTTTTGAGGGAATAAGGTTGTCTGAGCCGTCTGGTGGAACTTATAGGCTTCGTAGTGATGGCCAAAGTACTTCTGGTTACGGTATGGGGAAAAGTAGGGCTTCCCTGGTCAAGGTATTTGGTTCTAAAGCAGAGAGGACGCTCCCTGGCGAGCTTTCAGATGGAGGAAGGGagaaagaggaagaagaagacgagggagaagaggaagaagaaggggAGAGTGCCACGGGAGGATACTATGCTCCTGATTTCAAAGTTGATTTGCTTCCTGCCATTCCTTCTGTTAAAGATTGGGAGCCTCCAGAAATCCCAGATGTAGATGGTCCTTTTACTTTGACGCTTCCTGGGGTTCCTTATAAGAGTGGTCTGCTCGAGAGGAGTGAGAGGGCGGCTTATGTTTCAGGCGTGGTGATGCCTTCTCGCTGTAAGGAGATGGCTGGTCGCACTACCGATTCCTTCCACGATCACGGTCGTGAGATAGCTATTCAATATATGTCTTGGCAg gatGATAATTTTCGCAGGTGGACGATTATGGAAAAGAGCCTAAGTGAAGCAAGGAAACAGGTGACGATGCTAAAGCGCCAGTGTCGCAGATATGAGGATAGAAATGGCACATTTGCATTCGGACACCAGGTTGAAGATCTTAAGACCGAACTTCAGATTGAAAAACAAAGGAACGGTATGGTGGATGCAGAGTTAGACCATGAAAGGGGCAAGATACGGGATTTGGTGAAGTTGGCGGAAGACTGGAAAGAAAAACATGATAACAATCGAAAGAAAATTGAGGAGTTGATGTTGGAGTTTAGTGAGAAAGAGAAGTGTTATCTTGATGAGGTTCGTGAATTAAAAGAGAAAGTAGGTGAGCTTGCTGGTGAGAAGCGGGCTGTGTTGGAGGCTATTCCAGAGTTTGTCCGGAAACTTCATTCTAGCCTTGAATTCAGTTTGGCTATGGCTGAGGTTCAAAAGTTTGCTGTACGTTTGGGTGCTCACCGTAACCTTGAAAAGTTACATGCTAGGAATTCTAAGTTGGACATTACTAAGCATGAGGGGTACAATCCAGGCATTATATCTGAGCTTTAG
- the LOC122609942 gene encoding homeobox protein HD1-like isoform X2: MAYHPNHINPQGMSLQQHFSETDNNSVLQTILPEHLTSPTRPTAKDHWLNSAILRQQGSRFGDGSSNSNNNNNTNNNQWLSRSILQRNISDISQVTSNNNDSSVNNHIVAPASHQVENSNLIPGGGGGGGESDDVISWQNAKQKAELLSHPLYEQLLAAHVACLRIATPVDQLPRIDAQLAQSQNVVSKYSGLGGHTDIDHHDDKELDQFMTQYVLLLCSFKEQLQQHVRVHAMEAVMACWEIEQSLQSLTGVSPGEGTGATMSDDDEDPVDSDINMFDGSLDGHDNMGFGPLVPTESERSLMERVRQELKHELKQGYKEKIVDIREEILRKRRAGKLPGDTTSVLKSWWQSHAKWPYPTEEDKARLVQETGLQLKQINNWFINQRKRNWHSNPSSSTVLKSKRKSNAGERDGNHVM, encoded by the exons atggcaTATCATCCTAACCATATTAATCCTCAAGGCATGTCGCTACAACAACATTTTTCGGAAACCGACAACAATTCGGTGCTCCAAACAATCCTACCCGAACATCTTACCTCTCCTACTCGTCCCACTGCAAAAGACCACTGGCTTAACAGTGCTATTCTTAGACAACAAGGCAGCCGGTTTGGTGACGGTTctagtaatagtaataataataataatactaataataatcaatGGCTTTCCAGATCTATATTACAAAGGAATATTAGTGATATTTCACAAGTCactagtaataataatgattcATCAGTCAATAATCATATTGTTGCTCCTGCTAGTCATCAG GTGGAAAATAGTAATTTGATTccaggaggaggaggaggaggaggagaaagtgATGATGTGATAAGTTGGCAAAATGCTAAGCAAAAGGCAGAGTTATTGTCACATCCGTTGTACGAACAATTGTTAGCTGCTCACGTGGCATGTTTACGTATCGCTACACCAGTTGATCAGCTGCCTAGAATTGATGCACAGCTTGCACAATCACAAAATGTTGTTTCTAAGTATTCGGGTCTTGGAGGACATACTGATATTGATCATCACGATGATAAGGAGCTTGATCAGTTTATG ACACAATATGTTTTGTTGCTTTGTTCTTTTAAAGAACAATTACAGCAACACGTTCGAGTTCATGCAATGGAAGCGGTTATGGCCTGTTGGGAGATTGAGCAGTCCCTACAAAGCTTAACAG GAGTTTCACCTGGAGAAGGCACAGGTGCAACGAtgtctgatgatgatgaagatccGGTAGATAGTGACATCAATATGTTTGATGGAAGTCTTGATGGACATGACAACATGGGTTTCGGCCCTCTTGTCCCTACAGAGAGTGAGAGGTCGTTGATGGAGCGTGTAAGGCAGGAGCTGAAACATGAACTCAAACAG GGTTATAAAGAGAAGATTGTGGACATACGAGAGGAAATTTTACGTAAGAGGAGAGCGGGGAAACTACCTGGGGATACCACTTCTGTTCTAAAATCTTGGTGGCAATCACACGCCAAATGGCCATACCCAACT GAAGAAGACAAAGCACGATTGGTTCAGGAAACGGGCCTACAATTGAAGCAGATAAACAATTGGTTTATCAATCAGAGGAAGCGCAACTGGCATAGTAATCCTTCCTCTTCTACTGTCTTGAAGAGCAAACGCAAAAG CAATGCAGGTGAACGTGACGGAAATCATGTCATGTAG
- the LOC122610449 gene encoding uncharacterized protein LOC122610449, with product MVAPIKGEVLQVYLAASEETISAVLTAERKGGQVPIYFVSRVLQSPETRYPKIEKLALALIHAARRLRRYFQAHPIQVLTDKPIKQVLTRPELSGRLAKWAIELGEHEIEFCPRNAIKGQVLADFLAETPSKEPTQKRKTPTKEVYEEPMEPETWKLYTDGASSVDASGAGLILTNPEGQEFTYALRFNFKATNNVSEYEALLAGLRIAQKMKMKHIHAFVDSQIVAFQVDGTYEAKEPVMKKYLEKVRQIRQQFLSFRIQNISRSKNKIADALSKLASTSFAHLTKKVLVETLERSSIEESPTVAPIEEDDPTWMTPIIDYLTNGTLPADRDQARKIRVKAPQYVLKEEGLYKKSYLGPLLRCVGPRQAKEVI from the coding sequence ATGGTAGCCCCCATTAAGGGAGAAGTTTTGCAAGTCTACCTGGCAGCCTCAGAAGAAACCATTAGTGCAGTCCTAACAGCGGAGAGAAAGGGAGGGCAAGTGCCTATATACTTTGTGAGTAGAGTGCTCCAAAGTCCAGAAACAAGATAcccaaaaattgaaaagttggCCCTAGCATTAATCCATGCTGCTAGGAGGCTCCGGCGCTACTTTCAGGCCCACCCAATCCAGGTCCTCACAGACAAGCCGATAAAGCAAGTGCTTACTAGGCCAGAATTATCCGGGCGATTGGCCAAATGGGCTATCGAACTAGGGGAGCATGAGATAGAATTTTGCCCAAGGAATGCCATCAAAGGACAGGTACTAGCAGATTTCCTAGCAGAGACACCAAGTAAAGAGCCTACTCAAAAAAGGAAGACCCCGACAAAAGAAGTGTATGAGGAGCCTATGGAGCCAGAAACATGGAAATTGTATACGGATGGAGCCTCCAGTGTCGATGCCTCCGGAGCTGGATTGATACTTACTAATCCAGAAGGCCAAGAATTCACATATGCCCTTCGGTTCAACTTCAAGGCAACTAATAATGTCTCAGAGTATGAAGCCCTATTGGCAGGACTCCGGATAGCCCAAAAAATGAAGATGAAGCACATACACGCTTTTGTGGACTCACAGATAGTGGCTTTTCAAGTAGATGGAACTTATGAGGCAAAAGAGCCGGTTATGAAAAAATATCTTGAGAAAGTAAGGCAGATTAGACAACAATTTCTCTCTTTTCGGATTCAGAATATCAGTAGGAGCAAGAACAAGATAGCAGACGCCCTAAGCAAATTGGCATCTACATCGTTTGCTCACCTTACCAAGAAAGTGTTGGTAGAAACCTTAGAGAGAAGTTCGATTGAAGAAAGTCCGACTGTAGCCCCAATAGAAGAAGACGACCCTACATGGATGACACCAATTATCGATTATCTCACCAATGGGACACTTCCCGCTGATAGAGACCAGGCAAGGAAAATCAGAGTCAAGGCTCCGCAATATGTACTCAAGGAAGAAGGCTTATACAAGAAATCATACTTGGGTCCTCTACTTCGATGCGTAGGACCAAGGCAAGCTAAGGAAGTTATTTGA
- the LOC122609942 gene encoding homeobox protein knotted-1-like 2 isoform X1, translating into MAYHPNHINPQGMSLQQHFSETDNNSVLQTILPEHLTSPTRPTAKDHWLNSAILRQQGSRFGDGSSNSNNNNNTNNNQWLSRSILQRNISDISQVTSNNNDSSVNNHIVAPASHQVENSNLIPGGGGGGGESDDVISWQNAKQKAELLSHPLYEQLLAAHVACLRIATPVDQLPRIDAQLAQSQNVVSKYSGLGGHTDIDHHDDKELDQFMTQYVLLLCSFKEQLQQHVRVHAMEAVMACWEIEQSLQSLTGVSPGEGTGATMSDDDEDPVDSDINMFDGSLDGHDNMGFGPLVPTESERSLMERVRQELKHELKQGYKEKIVDIREEILRKRRAGKLPGDTTSVLKSWWQSHAKWPYPTEEDKARLVQETGLQLKQINNWFINQRKRNWHSNPSSSTVLKSKRKRSNAGERDGNHVM; encoded by the exons atggcaTATCATCCTAACCATATTAATCCTCAAGGCATGTCGCTACAACAACATTTTTCGGAAACCGACAACAATTCGGTGCTCCAAACAATCCTACCCGAACATCTTACCTCTCCTACTCGTCCCACTGCAAAAGACCACTGGCTTAACAGTGCTATTCTTAGACAACAAGGCAGCCGGTTTGGTGACGGTTctagtaatagtaataataataataatactaataataatcaatGGCTTTCCAGATCTATATTACAAAGGAATATTAGTGATATTTCACAAGTCactagtaataataatgattcATCAGTCAATAATCATATTGTTGCTCCTGCTAGTCATCAG GTGGAAAATAGTAATTTGATTccaggaggaggaggaggaggaggagaaagtgATGATGTGATAAGTTGGCAAAATGCTAAGCAAAAGGCAGAGTTATTGTCACATCCGTTGTACGAACAATTGTTAGCTGCTCACGTGGCATGTTTACGTATCGCTACACCAGTTGATCAGCTGCCTAGAATTGATGCACAGCTTGCACAATCACAAAATGTTGTTTCTAAGTATTCGGGTCTTGGAGGACATACTGATATTGATCATCACGATGATAAGGAGCTTGATCAGTTTATG ACACAATATGTTTTGTTGCTTTGTTCTTTTAAAGAACAATTACAGCAACACGTTCGAGTTCATGCAATGGAAGCGGTTATGGCCTGTTGGGAGATTGAGCAGTCCCTACAAAGCTTAACAG GAGTTTCACCTGGAGAAGGCACAGGTGCAACGAtgtctgatgatgatgaagatccGGTAGATAGTGACATCAATATGTTTGATGGAAGTCTTGATGGACATGACAACATGGGTTTCGGCCCTCTTGTCCCTACAGAGAGTGAGAGGTCGTTGATGGAGCGTGTAAGGCAGGAGCTGAAACATGAACTCAAACAG GGTTATAAAGAGAAGATTGTGGACATACGAGAGGAAATTTTACGTAAGAGGAGAGCGGGGAAACTACCTGGGGATACCACTTCTGTTCTAAAATCTTGGTGGCAATCACACGCCAAATGGCCATACCCAACT GAAGAAGACAAAGCACGATTGGTTCAGGAAACGGGCCTACAATTGAAGCAGATAAACAATTGGTTTATCAATCAGAGGAAGCGCAACTGGCATAGTAATCCTTCCTCTTCTACTGTCTTGAAGAGCAAACGCAAAAG AAGCAATGCAGGTGAACGTGACGGAAATCATGTCATGTAG
- the LOC122609942 gene encoding homeobox protein HD1-like isoform X3 produces the protein MAYHPNHINPQGMSLQQHFSETDNNSVLQTILPEHLTSPTRPTAKDHWLNSAILRQQGSRFGDGSSNSNNNNNTNNNQWLSRSILQRNISDISQVTSNNNDSSVNNHIVAPASHQVENSNLIPGGGGGGGESDDVISWQNAKQKAELLSHPLYEQLLAAHVACLRIATPVDQLPRIDAQLAQSQNVVSKYSGLGGHTDIDHHDDKELDQFMTQYVLLLCSFKEQLQQHVRVHAMEAVMACWEIEQSLQSLTGVSPGEGTGATMSDDDEDPVDSDINMFDGSLDGHDNMGFGPLVPTESERSLMERVRQELKHELKQGYKEKIVDIREEILRKRRAGKLPGDTTSVLKSWWQSHAKWPYPTEEDKARLVQETGLQLKQINNWFINQRKRNWHSNPSSSTVLKSKRKR, from the exons atggcaTATCATCCTAACCATATTAATCCTCAAGGCATGTCGCTACAACAACATTTTTCGGAAACCGACAACAATTCGGTGCTCCAAACAATCCTACCCGAACATCTTACCTCTCCTACTCGTCCCACTGCAAAAGACCACTGGCTTAACAGTGCTATTCTTAGACAACAAGGCAGCCGGTTTGGTGACGGTTctagtaatagtaataataataataatactaataataatcaatGGCTTTCCAGATCTATATTACAAAGGAATATTAGTGATATTTCACAAGTCactagtaataataatgattcATCAGTCAATAATCATATTGTTGCTCCTGCTAGTCATCAG GTGGAAAATAGTAATTTGATTccaggaggaggaggaggaggaggagaaagtgATGATGTGATAAGTTGGCAAAATGCTAAGCAAAAGGCAGAGTTATTGTCACATCCGTTGTACGAACAATTGTTAGCTGCTCACGTGGCATGTTTACGTATCGCTACACCAGTTGATCAGCTGCCTAGAATTGATGCACAGCTTGCACAATCACAAAATGTTGTTTCTAAGTATTCGGGTCTTGGAGGACATACTGATATTGATCATCACGATGATAAGGAGCTTGATCAGTTTATG ACACAATATGTTTTGTTGCTTTGTTCTTTTAAAGAACAATTACAGCAACACGTTCGAGTTCATGCAATGGAAGCGGTTATGGCCTGTTGGGAGATTGAGCAGTCCCTACAAAGCTTAACAG GAGTTTCACCTGGAGAAGGCACAGGTGCAACGAtgtctgatgatgatgaagatccGGTAGATAGTGACATCAATATGTTTGATGGAAGTCTTGATGGACATGACAACATGGGTTTCGGCCCTCTTGTCCCTACAGAGAGTGAGAGGTCGTTGATGGAGCGTGTAAGGCAGGAGCTGAAACATGAACTCAAACAG GGTTATAAAGAGAAGATTGTGGACATACGAGAGGAAATTTTACGTAAGAGGAGAGCGGGGAAACTACCTGGGGATACCACTTCTGTTCTAAAATCTTGGTGGCAATCACACGCCAAATGGCCATACCCAACT GAAGAAGACAAAGCACGATTGGTTCAGGAAACGGGCCTACAATTGAAGCAGATAAACAATTGGTTTATCAATCAGAGGAAGCGCAACTGGCATAGTAATCCTTCCTCTTCTACTGTCTTGAAGAGCAAACGCAAAAG GTGA
- the LOC122610450 gene encoding uncharacterized protein LOC122610450 — protein MVIIADVRHTKVEARKAEAWKKAMINFPPIAEEEAFVGPLIVSAVMGNHPVRRVYVDTGSACEIMYEHCFLKLRHALRKTKKNISCPLVGFTGERSWSLGEITLHVTVGTIPMIRTEMLTFIIVRSDSPYNVILGRTAMRKMGIIPSPMHGMVMFSTPYGIGCIKADSQEEYCCAHVEVTEDKPKGELPNKVEGPEEKLFINDKHPDQHVLIGRQLPTEFKRKLRSLLKKHKEVFAWTLADMTGVPRQITIDGEKFDTQHKLNTRPHVEPIKQKRRSLAPERSKVACEQVADLVKAGILREVKYQSCVANPVMVRKHDGGWRMCVDFTNINKACPKDCYPLPKID, from the coding sequence ATGGTAATCATAGCAGATGTAAGGCATACTAAAGTAGAGGCAAGAAAGGCTGAGGCTTGGAAAAAGGCAATGATCAACTTTCCCCCCATAGCAGAAGAAGAAGCATTCGTAGGCCCTTTAATAGTAAGCGCGGTGATGGGGAACCACCCAGTGAGAAGAGTATACGTAGACACAGGAAGCGCTTGTGAAATTATGTATGAACACTGCTTCCTGAAACTTCGGCATGCACTaaggaaaacaaagaaaaatatctCTTGCCCACTAGTAGGCTTCACAGGGGAAAGATCTTGGTCTTTAGGGGAGATCACCCTGCATGTAACAGTGGGGACGATCCCGATGATAAGAACAGAAATGCTAACTTTCATCATAGTTCGGTCTGACTCCCCTTACAATGTTATCTTGGGTAGGACAGCCATGCGAAAAATGGGAATTATTCCCTCCCCAATGCATGGCATGGTCATGTTCTCTACACCCTACGGTATTGGATGCATTAAGGCAGACAGTCAAGAAGAGTATTGTTGTGCCCATGTTGAAGTAACTGAAGATAAACCAAAGGGAGAATTGCCAAACAAGGTAGAAGGGCCGGAGGAGAAGCTGTTCATCAATGATAAGCACCCAGATCAACATGTGCTAATCGGGAGACAGCTCCCAACAGAATTCAAAAGAAAGTTAAGAAGCCTCCTAAAGAAACACAAAGAAGTTTTTGCCTGGACCCTGGCAGACATGACTGGTGTCCCACGGCAAATAACCATTGACGGAGAAAAGTTTGACACTCAACACAAGCTAAATACCCGACCACATGTGGAACCAATAAAgcaaaaaagaagaagtttagCACCAGAAAGAAGCAAAGTAGCCTGCGAACAAGTAGCAGATCTCGTGAAGGCAGGAATACTAAGGGAGGTTAAATACCAAAGCTGCGTAGCAAACCCAGTGATGGTCAGAAAACATGACGGTGGCTGGAGGATGTGCGTAGATTTCACTAATATTAATAAGGCATGTCCAAAAGATTGCTACCCACTGCCGAAGATAGATTGA